Proteins encoded by one window of Hypomesus transpacificus isolate Combined female unplaced genomic scaffold, fHypTra1 scaffold_116, whole genome shotgun sequence:
- the slc46a3 gene encoding solute carrier family 46 member 3: MGLFLVEPLVAFYGFASFLVYPLVPQYVYRRLWQELTNTTYPVSDNTSRCSANASNHSSHHEEVQKAASLFSLYTELFSMIPSLVVTLILVTYSDRRGRKVAIVMPLIGSLIYTLSFLAVSFFELNLYLLIGSSLVSALFGGSGTFLGGCFSYIADLCEDGQQKTLRMGAIDMVIGLLSGVASLSTGYFLRAAGFNWPFCVSAVFQCFNLLYAVVVLEETLKAPPDDAAAEDGTPRCTAFRRLASGIFQMFAAGSGRRNTLLVLLLLVFTTFSFANRGGLSNITLYELNEPLCWNEILIGYGSALATTVFLTSYVGLAVFSRCGTPSLVIILIGILSVMIGMALVAFAKTTLMMFLVRIPMLLAIMPFPVLRSMMSKIVSKAEQGALFACVAFVESLSGNVAFAVFSSLYAATVAWYPGFSFLLASGLCFVPMALLGAVALLGPEEAGEAKETEALIPGEEESPNPALA, from the exons ATGGGACTATTTTTGGTGGAGCCCCTTGTTGCTTTCTACGGCTTTGCAAGTTTTTTGGTCTATCCACTGGTGCCACAGTATGTGTATAGGCGACTATGGCAAGAGTTGACCAACACCACCTACCCTGTCTCGGACAACACCTCCAGATGTTCTGCAAACGCCAGCAACCACTCAAGTCACCATGAG GAAGTGCAGAAGGccgcctctctcttctccctctacaCCGAGCTCTTCTCCATGATCCCCTCCCTCGTCGTCACCCTCATCCTGGTGACCTACAGCGACCGTCGGGGGCGCAAGGTCGCCATCGTCATGCCCCTGATCGGCTCTCTGATCTACACGCTGTCCTTCCTGGCCGTGTCGTTCTTCGAGCTCAACCTCTACCTCCTCATCGGCTCGTCGCTGGTCAGCGCCCTGTTCGGGGGTTCCGGAACCTTCCTTGGCGGCTGCTTCTCCTACATCGCCGACTTGTGTGAGGACGGGCAGCAGAAGACCCTGCGCATGGGGGCCATCGACATGGTGATCGGCTTGCTGTCGGGCGTGGCGTCCCTGTCGACCGGATACTTCCTGCGAGCGGCGGGCTTTAACTGGCCCTTCTGCGTGTCCGCCGTCTTCCAGTGCTTCAACCTGCTGTACGCCGTCGTCGTCCTGGAGGAGACGTTGAAGGCACCCCCCGACGACGCCGCCGCCGAGGACGGGACCCCTCGCTGCACGGCGTTCCGCAGGCTCGCTTCCGGCATCTTCCAGATGTTTGCGGCGGGGAGCGGGAGGCGGAACaccctcctggtcctcctcctccttgtcttcACCACCTTCTCCTTCGCCAACAGGGGCGGGCTCTCCAACATCACGCTCTACGAGCTGAACGAGCCGCTCTGCTGGAACGAGATCCTGATTGGCTACGGCTCGGCGCTGGCCACCACGGTGTTCCTGACCAGCTACGTGGGCTTGGCTGTGTTCTCGCGCTGCGGCACGCCCAGCCTGGTCATCATCCTGATAGGGATACTGTCCGTGATGATTGGCATGGCGCTGGTCGCCTTCGCCAAAACCACCCTCATGATGTTCCTGG tGAGGATTCCCATGCTCCTGGCTATCATGCCTTTCCCCGTCCTGCGATCCATGATGTCCAAGATCGTGTCAAAGGCCGAGCAAG GGGCCCTCTTTGCATGTGTGGCCTTTGTGGAGAGCCTGAGCGGAAACGTGGCCTTCGCCGTGTTCAGCAGCCTCTACGCCGCCACCGTGGCCTGGTACCCCGGCTTCAGCTTCCTGCTGGCGTCCGGCCTGTGCTTCGTCCCCATGGCACTACTGGG GGCAGTGGCACTGCTGGGGCcggaggaggccggggaggccAAGGAGACGGAGGCTCTCAtcccaggggaggaggagagccccAACCCTGCCCTGGCCTGA
- the smyd4 gene encoding SET and MYND domain-containing protein 4 yields the protein MDIPCIKWQKHVEEKWTQLDPNQTEWFSSLSEIDQVFELALSQINQEDLNFLSGVSRDYPVQKDPERAAKCRENGNASFKTRDYNAAALHYSQGVCLASQRSEQLSLCFANRSAALLYLQHHQDCLEDIDRALEHGYPAHLRHKLHERRTLCLNHLQHKADPGTPDEEGAGGTEEKQTHLPQCPPGTGPVSSLSPGFSVRFSPGKGRHLVATEGKAAGDVILEDRAYGCVLIPGMERLKGAEGGRERRGVFGTEDRHCHRCLCEVVSPVPCEGCSYARYCSYRCRRAAWEEHHRWECPIGAELRALGVMSQLALRLALKAGLKDVQAAREPIRGQDNGSKPISGRDNPVSSTSTSTDRDAGGDPFTCYHGDSYQSVYHLLPHLSSHTPSLRYLYAVTIATLFQKLSKAGPPPASWNSSESRKCTSQSQGEEDKKKPMGWAPELSLLGSVVLRHMFQLRCNAQAVSALINTGDSAVQSTEEVRIATAMFPTLSVLNHSCSPNTSLAFATGARTGPPSPEPESAATAGCGVTVTVRASRDVSRGQEILHCYGPHSSRMKVSERRRLLQEQYYFLCACEACSLEEDSEVRGERSGSDTGLKCGKCQETLKPLTKDGGAWCVCLCGQRVSGVELDFVLKEVKARLEKAVELMEEDRPDEALGVLQRAGPRSGLFLGETHPLQGQLADAKARAYATMGDWRRAASQLERSVVAVGSQYGEDSIEVGRQLFKLAQLHFNGGCPAPALSIIPRARRLLSLHSGEHCPELQELQAMEDCLCDVF from the exons ATGGATATTCCATGTATAAAATGGCAAAAGCATGTTGAAGAGAAGTGGACACAACTCGACCCTAATCAAACTGAATGGTTTTCAAGTCTGTCGGAGATAGATCAAGTTTTTGAGCTTGCCCTGTCACAAATAAA TCAGGAGGACTTAAACTTTCTGTCAGGCGTGTCGAGGGACTACCCTGTCCAGAAGGACCCAGAGCGTGCAGCTAAGTGCAGGGAGAATGGCAATGCCAGTTTCAAGACCAGAGACTACAATGCTGCTGCCCTGCACTATTCTCAG ggtgtgtgtttggcctCGCAGCGCTCCGAGCAGCTTTCTCTCTGCTTCGCCAACCgctctgctgccctgctctacctccagcaccaccag GACTGCCTTGAGGACATCGACAGGGCGCTGGAGCATGGCTACCCCGCTCACCTGCGTCACAAGCTACACGAGCGACGCACGCTGTGCCTCAACCACCTCCAGCACAAAGCAGACCCGGGAACCCCGGacgaggagggggcaggtggtaCAGAGGAGAAGCAAACTCACCTGCCCCAGTGTCCACCTGGGACTGGGcccgtgtcctctctctcccccggctTCTCTGTGCGTTTTAGCCCGGGGAAAGGGCGACACCTGGTGGCCACTGAGGGAAAGGCGGCCGGAGATGTGATTCTGGAGGACCGGGCCTACGGCTGTGTGCTCATCCCTGGGATGGAGAGACTgaagggggcagagggagggcgggagagaagGGGCGTGTTTGGGACGGAGGACAGGCACTGCCACCGGTGTCTGTGTGAGGTTGTGAGCCCTGTGCCCTGTGAGGGGTGCAGCTACGCCCGCTACTGTTCCTATCGGTGCAGGAGAGCAGCCTGGGAGGAGCATCATCGCTGGGAGTGTCCAATAGGAGCAGAGCTCAGGGCTTTGGGCGTGATGTCACAGCTGGCTCTAAGGTTGGCCCTGAAGGCGGGACTTAAGGACGTACAGGCGGCTAGGGAGCCAATAAGAGGCCAGGATAACGGCTCTAAACCAATCTCAGGAAGGGATAACCCTGTGTCCAGTACCAGCACGTCAACTGACAGAGATGCGGGAGGTGATCCGTTTACCTGTTACCATGGGGATTCCTACCAGAGTGTCTACCACCTTCTTCCACACCTGAGTAGCCACACCCCCAGCTTGCGCTATCTATACGCAGTCACCATAGCAACCCTGTTCCAAAAGCTCAGCAAGGCGGGTCCTCCACCTGCTTCCTGGAACTCCTCAGAGAGCAGGAAGTgtaccagccaatcacagggtGAAGAGGACAAGAAAAAGCCAATGGGTTGGGCTCCGGAGCTGAGCCTTCTGGGAAGTGTAGTTCTGCGGCATATGTTCCAGCTGAGGTGTAATGCGCAAGCAGTGAGCGCGCTCATAAACACGG GTGACTCAGCGGTGCAGTCCACCGAGGAAGTCCGCATCGCCACGGCCATGTTCCCCACGCTGAGCGTCCTGAACCACTCCTGCAGCCCCAACACCAGCCTGGCCTTCGCCACTGGAGCCAGGACCGGCCCGCCTTCTCCAGAACCAGAGTCCGCCGCCACGGCTGGCTGTGGAGTCACCGTCACCGTCAGAGCCTCCAGAGACGTCTCCCGGGGACAGGAGATCCTGCACTGCTATG GGCCTCACAGCAGCAGGATGAAGGTGTCGGAGCGCCGGCGCCTCCTGCAGGAGCAGTACTACTTCCTGTGCGCCTGTGAGGCctgcagcctggaggaggattcagaggtcaggggtgaaaGGTCGGGGTCAGACACGGGGTTAAAGTGTGGGAAGTGCCAGGAGACTCTAAAG cctcTCACTAAGGACGGCggagcgtggtgtgtgtgtctttgcggTCAGCGTGTGTCTGGGGTGGAGCTGGACTTCGTGCTGAAGGAGGTCAAGGCTCGGCTGGAGAAGGCTGTGGAACTCATGGAGGAAGACAGGccag aTGAGGCCCTGGGGGTTTTACAGAGGGCGGGGCCTCGGTCTGGTCTGTTCCTGGGAGAGACTCACCCACTACAGGGGCAGCTGGCGGACGCTAAGGCCCGAGCGTACGCCACAATGG gcgacTGGCGACGGGCTGCCTCCCAGCTTGAGAGGAGCGTGGTAGCGGTGGGTTCCCAGTATGGAGAGGACAGCATCGAAGTGGGACGTCAGCTCTTCAAACTGGCCCAGCTGCACTTCAACGG AGGGTGTCCTGCCCCcgctctctccatcatccccaGAGCCAGgcgcctcctctccctccactctggaGAACACTGCCCCGAACTGCAGGAGCTCCAGGCCATGGAGGACTGCCTTTGTGACgtgttctga
- the sb:cb1081 gene encoding sterile alpha motif domain-containing protein 9-like isoform X2: MAATDTPTLPTEGGGEIPLKSEFRESLSFLDILCANQFEGEQIESAEALKAESDFYKGAPPTWMNFYLGDINESSTAEEQATHHIKREGYKRLIKQIKFQLQADLSVTATKLLHQPGTGGTTLAMQVLWDLRKKLRCAVLIDPSCDKLVTGKPVQKDPLLDTRTIAKQVIQLFKEGGLNHQTTVLLLQDNEHTRYSLQESIIKEIAEQEINANIPVVIILKCKRMIFISDDHDDVSLCSELTTKEEGYFAAKEKHIQSHHREQPGRFHSFDIIRHNFDRGHVESIMCSNDGKEMIGYLKRNKSSHRTKLFAFIALICSYVPGSYLLQSVCESFHNNFCADDRGLSFEEIIQPFRQFIVTFSKQGGKYKCVRIAHPVLAHQFVELLADIGVKRSTATLKFLQYLCRKQIQPSLLQFFKDLLTKRERTADGKERFSRLIIDIENNEDISTCIVVLKNASETFKYDPFYPQSLARFYYSRTTDFGKAEEWALKAKERVPTNSFIADTLGQVHKNHLNKAIKRLKEKDILTIAEKAINAFKQEEDLAEKEVNNMLDENITKVFNNRGLFGYLQVAKIVHDSLTNLHPKWKDILTHAISSQQLTELLKNINLPKYKSVITDLKDGVHTKCEFFDSYLTYSDPMNSENEPPYLRPEIMDCYSKYTSLSSKEDAGPLQKLKEKRASTFPGLFSILNQNGKQSSLNEITELWKKLFQGMPEDEDVACNYILANIILSNEAEGVPLTDLKTILQRFMDEDMAKHHTPEFYLLVLLLFWPENVQGQNNINLNKYVGPMRQAFEKKYKIYLQSRELVPLFYLGRGAGLNKLVHKSKLDHIREQLKTSQTGRRSDGDMLKQTSIQDILLRVQGVSRDHKTFVCVAGQEIEVCPHKQASVPRPGVISFFLGFNISGLMAFNIRYSTEHQSKPVQPATSSKNDMAIEKTNSGCSNSTTCSQAIKSQCEYLYK; this comes from the exons ATGGCTGCAACGGATACTCCAACCCTGCCCACAGAAGGAGGGGGTGAAATACCTCTGAAGAGTGAATTCAGAGAATCTCTTTCGTTTTTAGACATATTATGTGCAAATCAGTTTGAAGGTGAGCAAATTGAATCTGCGGAAGCTTTGAAGGCAGAATCCGATTTTTACAAGGGGGCTCCACCAACTTGGATGAACTTTTATCTGGGTGATATTAACGAATCTTCAACGGCTGAAGAACAGGCGACACATCACATCAAGAGAGAGGGTTATAAAAGGTTGATAAAACAAATCAAATTTCAGCTACAAGCAGATTTGAGTGTCACTGCCACAAAGCTTTTGCACCAACCAGGTACTGGTGGGACGACTCTGGCAATGCAAGTACTGTGGGATCTAAGAAAAAAGCTTAGGTGTGCCGTCCTTATAGACCCTTCCTGTGACAAATTGGTCACTGGCAAACCAGTACAAAAAGATCCTCTCTTAGATACTAGAACTATTGCCAAACAAGTCATTCAACTTTTCAAAGAGGGTGGACTTAACCACCAGACTACTGTACTGCTTCTCCAAGACAATGAACACACGAGATACTCTTTACAAGAGAGCATCATCAAAGAAATAGCAGAACAGGAGATAAATGCCAACATCCCCGTTGTCATCATTTTAAAATGCAAACGCATGATCTTTATTTCGGATGACCATGATGATGTCTCCTTATGCTCAGAACTCACTACCAAAGAAGAAGGCTACTTTGCTGCCAaagaaaaacacattcaaaGCCACCACAGAGAACAGCCAGGACGTTTTCATAGCTTTGATATAATCCGACACAATTTTGATAGAGGGCATGTGGAAAGTATAATGTGTTCAAATGATGGGAAAGAAATGATTGGATACCTTAAAAGAAACAAATCATCTCACAGGACTAAACTCTTTGCATTTATTGCCCTGATATGTTCATATGTCCCTGGCTCCTATCTTTTACAGTCAGTTTGTGAATCTTTCCACAATAATTTTTGTGCTGATGATCGAGGCCTATCATTTGAAGAGATTATTCAGCCTTTCAGACAGTTTATTGTTACATTCTCTAAACAAGGTGGCAAATACAAGTGTGTCCGCATTGCACACCCAGTTCTTGCACATCAGTTTGTTGAGTTATTGGCTGATATTGGTGTTAAAAGAAGCACAGCCACACTGAAGTTTTTGCAGTATCTATGCAGAAAACAAATCCAACCATCACTTTTGCAGTTCTTCAAGGACCTGctcaccaagagagagagaaccgctGATGGCAAAGAAAGGTTTTCCAGGCTAATTATAGATATTGAAAACAACGAGGACATCAGCACTTGTATAGTTGTGTTGAAAAATGCTTCTGAGACATTCAAATATGACCCATTCTACCCCCAATCACTTGCTAGATTCTACTACAGCAGGACAACTGACTTTGGTAAGGCTGAGGAATGGGCTCTAAAAGCTAAAGAGAGAGTGCCCACCAATTCATTCATTGCTGATACATTAGGACAAGTCCACAAGAACCACCTGAACAAAGCTATAAAAAGACTAAAGGAGAAAGACATTTTGACCATTGCAGAGAAAGCCATCAATGCATTTAAACAAGAAGAGGACTTAGCAGAAAAGGAAGTGAACAACATGTTGGATGAAAACATCACAAAAGTGTTCAACAATAGAGGGCTTTTTGGCTATCTACAAGTTGCAAAAATTGTCCACGATTCACTCACAAACCTTCACCCAAAATGGAAAGATATTCTAACACATGCCATTTCATCCCAACAGCTCACAGAACTGTTAAAGAACATAAACCTACCGAAGTACAAATCTGTCATCACTGATCTCAAAGATGGGGTTCATACAAAATgtgaattttttgatagttaCCTCACTTACTCAGACCCAATGAACTCAGAAAATGAGCCACCATACTTAAGGCCAGAAATTATGGATTGCTACAGCAAGTACACCAGTTTGTCGAGTAAGGAAGATGCTGGACCACTACAGAAGCTGAAAGAAAAAAGGGCATCCACCTTTCCTGGATTGTTCTCCATCCTCAATCAAAATGGCAAACAATCAAGCTTGAATGAAATCACTGAGTTGTGGAAAAAATTGTTTCAAGGAATGCCTGAAGATGAAGATGTTGCCTGTAATTACATCCTGGCCAACATCATCCTAAGCAATGAAGCTGAGGGAGTACCCCTAACAGATTTAAAAACCATCCTTCAGAGATTCATGGATGAAGATATGGCAAAACACCATACCCCTGAGTTTTACCTGCTTGTTTTGCTATTATTTTGGCCTGAAAATGTGCAAGGACAGAATAACATCAACCTTAACAAGTATGTCGGACCAATGAGGCAAGCTTTTGAGAAAAAATACAAGATCTACTTACAATCTAGGGAACTTGTTCCCTTGTTCTACCTTGGTAGAGGTGCTGGATTGAATAAATTAGTTCACAAATCAAAGCTCGACCACATACGTGAACAGCTGAAAACAAGTCAGACTGGCAGACGAAGTGATGGGGATATGCTGAAACAAACATCTATTCAGGATATCCTACTTCGTGTCCAAGGAGTTTCCAGAGACCATAAAACATTTGTATGTGTGGCAGGCCAAGAAATTGAGGTTTGTCCCCACAAACAAGCCAGTGTGCCAAGGcctggtgtcatttcattttttCTGGGCTTCAACATTAGTGGCCTGATGGCTTTTAATATAAGGTACAGCACAGAACATCAGTCAAAACCAGTTCAACCGGCCACTTCAAGCAAAAACGACATGG CCATAGAGAAAACCAATAGTGGGTGCAGCAATTCCACGACCTGTTCACAGGCTATAAAAAGCCAATGTGAGTACCTGTACAAATGA